In a genomic window of Acidobacteriota bacterium:
- a CDS encoding SUF system Fe-S cluster assembly regulator, with protein sequence MIRLTKQADYGIVLLSQLAVTGQAAAAELALQTHLPPPMVSKILKLLARNGLLVSHRGVHGGYELARPASEISVAEAIFALEGPIALTQCSEHSHDDCSYEAFCRVSENWQRIDRAVRGALEGVTIEDMTRPDFLSSGAAGSRPRSAAATLIPLGSST encoded by the coding sequence ATGATCCGACTGACCAAGCAAGCCGACTACGGCATCGTCCTGCTGAGCCAACTGGCCGTGACGGGGCAGGCCGCGGCCGCCGAGCTGGCGCTGCAGACGCATCTGCCGCCACCGATGGTCAGCAAGATCCTCAAATTGCTCGCCAGGAACGGGCTGCTGGTGTCCCACCGCGGCGTCCACGGCGGCTACGAGCTGGCGCGTCCGGCGTCCGAGATCAGCGTCGCCGAGGCGATCTTCGCGCTCGAGGGGCCGATTGCCCTGACCCAGTGCAGCGAGCACTCCCACGATGACTGCTCTTACGAGGCGTTCTGCCGCGTGAGCGAGAACTGGCAGCGGATCGACCGGGCTGTCCGCGGCGCGCTCGAAGGGGTCACGATCGAGGACATGACGCGCCCGGACTTCCTCTCCTCCGGCGCCGCCGGCAGCCGGCCGCGCTCCGCCGCCGCCACCCTC
- a CDS encoding 3-oxo-5-alpha-steroid 4-dehydrogenase: MDWFQVLVVAWCGLTVPVLVYGLVGKDVTGRVGGRPWGPNVDPRWGWLLMEVSALAVFPAVYLAAGERHAVGDVLVGLWLAHYVHRTLVWPWLVQRQARPFPGVTAASGFFFNLVNGVVLGWFMARVADYPASWFTDPRFLAGAALFLIGAALNVSSDYRLSSLRAKASGGAVLPRGGAFNLVSCPNLTGEIVEWTGFALMSWSLPGLAFALWTAANLIPRALWRHRWYRERFPDYPGNRRALFPGLL; encoded by the coding sequence GTGGACTGGTTCCAGGTACTCGTTGTCGCCTGGTGCGGCCTGACCGTGCCGGTGCTGGTCTACGGCCTGGTGGGCAAGGACGTCACCGGGCGCGTGGGCGGCCGGCCCTGGGGTCCGAACGTGGACCCGCGCTGGGGCTGGCTCCTCATGGAAGTTTCCGCCTTGGCCGTCTTCCCGGCCGTCTATCTGGCGGCCGGTGAGCGCCACGCGGTCGGCGACGTCCTGGTCGGCCTGTGGCTGGCCCACTACGTCCACCGCACTCTGGTGTGGCCGTGGCTCGTCCAGCGTCAGGCGCGGCCGTTCCCCGGTGTCACGGCCGCCTCGGGTTTCTTCTTCAACCTCGTCAACGGCGTGGTCCTGGGCTGGTTCATGGCCCGGGTCGCCGACTACCCGGCGAGCTGGTTCACCGATCCGCGCTTCCTGGCCGGCGCCGCGCTCTTCCTGATCGGCGCCGCCCTCAACGTGTCGTCCGACTACCGCCTGTCATCGCTGCGGGCGAAAGCCTCCGGCGGCGCCGTCCTGCCGCGCGGCGGCGCCTTCAACCTCGTCTCCTGCCCGAACCTGACGGGCGAGATCGTCGAGTGGACCGGCTTTGCGTTGATGAGCTGGTCGCTGCCGGGACTGGCGTTCGCGCTCTGGACCGCGGCCAACCTGATTCCGCGAGCGCTGTGGCGTCACCGCTGGTATCGGGAGAGATTCCCGGACTACCCGGGGAACCGTCGAGCGCTCTTCCCCGGCCTGCTCTGA
- a CDS encoding AI-2E family transporter — translation MARDDQARDLGTPMRLLLVAACVVVLVAGLRAASSILIPFLIAVFIAAISLPLLTWLQRRLPMIVAVLGTILMDLLVLALVGYLVGSTANQVAGEMGEIQSTLTMWIEDGGEWLEERGVPVASGLAGDDSLPLALFSRFEPGFLVDFVNTTLRTTTAALSSFLVISLIVIFTLFEAATFGPKVRAAFGSAGAEARFARAMHEIQHYMGIKTVISLATGLLIGIWVGVLGVEFAIFWGLVAFVLNFIPNLGSIIAAVPTTLLAMVQIGVGRGLLVALGYLVVNMVIGNFIEPPLLGRRLGLSTLVVVLSLVFWGWVWGPVGMLLSVPLTMVVKILLENTEEFRWVAVLLGDSREAERLAPASGAEGKD, via the coding sequence GTGGCCAGGGACGATCAGGCACGGGATCTCGGTACGCCGATGCGACTGCTCCTGGTCGCGGCCTGCGTCGTCGTCCTGGTCGCCGGTCTGCGGGCCGCGTCCTCGATCCTGATCCCGTTCCTGATCGCGGTCTTCATCGCCGCGATCAGCCTGCCCCTTCTGACCTGGCTGCAGCGACGCCTGCCGATGATCGTCGCCGTCCTCGGCACGATCCTGATGGACCTGCTGGTGCTCGCCCTGGTCGGCTACCTGGTCGGTTCCACCGCGAACCAGGTCGCGGGCGAGATGGGCGAGATCCAGTCCACACTGACGATGTGGATCGAAGACGGCGGCGAGTGGCTGGAGGAGCGGGGAGTGCCCGTCGCCAGTGGGCTGGCGGGCGACGACTCCCTGCCGCTTGCGTTGTTCTCGCGTTTCGAGCCGGGCTTCCTGGTCGACTTCGTGAACACGACCCTGCGAACGACGACGGCCGCCCTGTCATCGTTCCTCGTCATCTCGCTGATCGTCATCTTCACCCTCTTCGAGGCGGCGACCTTCGGCCCCAAGGTGCGCGCGGCCTTCGGCAGCGCCGGCGCCGAGGCGCGTTTCGCCCGCGCCATGCACGAGATCCAGCACTACATGGGGATCAAGACGGTGATCAGCCTGGCCACCGGCCTGCTGATCGGCATCTGGGTCGGCGTGCTGGGCGTCGAGTTCGCGATCTTCTGGGGACTGGTGGCCTTCGTCCTCAACTTCATCCCGAACCTCGGTTCGATCATCGCGGCGGTGCCGACGACGCTCCTGGCCATGGTCCAGATCGGCGTCGGCAGGGGGTTGCTCGTCGCCCTGGGCTACCTGGTCGTCAACATGGTGATCGGCAACTTCATCGAACCGCCGCTCCTGGGACGGCGGCTCGGCCTCTCCACCCTGGTGGTCGTCCTGTCCCTCGTCTTCTGGGGTTGGGTGTGGGGACCGGTAGGCATGCTGCTGTCGGTGCCGCTGACGATGGTCGTCAAGATCCTGCTCGAGAACACGGAGGAGTTCCGCTGGGTGGCGGTGCTCCTCGGCGACAGCCGGGAAGCGGAACGTCTGGCGCCGGCGTCCGGCGCGGAGGGGAAGGACTGA
- the acs gene encoding acetate--CoA ligase has translation MIPVKSAISDSGRAHVDGLDAYRKLYRKSIEDPDGFWLEQTRSLDWFTEPSSGGRWDFEAVDFAWFEDGVLNACTNCVDRHAAARPDKTALIWVEDEPGRYQRISYRELKRNVCRVANVLTSLGIGQGDRVCIYLPMIPELAYTMLACARIGAVHSVVFAGFSADSLRERIVDAGCRLLVTANEGLRGGRTIPLKATCDRAVEGLDLVEHMLVARRTDTEVPMTPGRDLWLHEETAKQRATAPVARLDAEAPLFVLYTSGSTGRPKGLLHTTGGYLLYASMTHRLIFDHHDDDIHFCAADIGWVTGHSYIVYGPLANGATSVMFESVPTYPDPGRYWRVVDDLGVTLFYTAPTALRAIAREGDRWVEAYDRGSLRVLGSVGEPINPEVWNWYHDVVGNGQCPVVDTWWQTETGGILITPLPGATPLVPGSATLPFFGVEPVLVDADGNELEGNDRSGNLCLKRSWPGQARTIYGDHQRFVETYFSTYTGMYFTGDGCRRDEHGYYWITGRVDDVLNVSGHRLGTAEIESALVAHDAVAEAAVVGCPHEIKGVGIYAYVLITPEAENRDRTELVAELRQQVRTVIGPIATPDHIHVAGGLPKTRSGKIMRRVLRKIAAGEYEDLGDVTTLAEPAVVDGLVEDHRAAAG, from the coding sequence ATGATTCCCGTCAAGAGCGCCATCTCGGACAGCGGCCGCGCCCACGTCGACGGTCTGGACGCCTACCGGAAGCTCTACCGGAAGTCGATCGAGGATCCGGACGGCTTCTGGCTCGAACAGACCCGCTCGCTGGACTGGTTCACCGAGCCGAGTTCCGGGGGCCGCTGGGATTTCGAGGCCGTCGACTTCGCCTGGTTCGAGGACGGCGTGCTGAACGCCTGCACGAACTGCGTCGACCGCCACGCCGCCGCCCGGCCCGACAAGACGGCCCTGATCTGGGTCGAGGACGAGCCGGGCCGCTACCAGCGGATCAGCTACCGGGAACTGAAGCGGAACGTCTGCCGGGTCGCCAACGTGCTGACCTCGCTCGGAATCGGGCAGGGCGACCGTGTCTGCATCTACCTGCCGATGATCCCGGAGCTGGCCTACACGATGCTCGCCTGCGCCCGGATCGGCGCGGTACATTCCGTGGTCTTCGCCGGCTTCTCGGCCGACAGCCTGCGCGAGCGGATCGTCGACGCCGGTTGCCGGCTGCTGGTGACCGCCAACGAGGGTCTGCGCGGCGGCCGGACGATCCCGCTCAAGGCGACCTGCGACCGGGCGGTCGAAGGGCTGGACCTGGTCGAGCACATGCTGGTCGCGCGGCGAACCGACACCGAGGTGCCGATGACGCCGGGACGCGATCTCTGGCTCCACGAGGAGACGGCGAAGCAGCGCGCCACGGCGCCGGTGGCGCGGCTCGATGCTGAGGCGCCGCTCTTCGTGCTCTACACCAGTGGCTCGACGGGAAGGCCCAAGGGCCTGCTCCACACCACCGGCGGCTACCTCCTCTACGCGTCGATGACGCACCGCCTGATCTTCGACCACCACGACGACGACATCCACTTCTGCGCCGCCGACATCGGCTGGGTCACGGGGCACAGCTACATCGTCTACGGCCCGCTCGCGAACGGCGCGACCAGCGTCATGTTCGAGTCGGTGCCGACCTACCCCGACCCGGGCCGCTACTGGCGGGTCGTCGACGACCTGGGCGTGACGCTCTTCTACACCGCCCCGACCGCGCTGCGGGCGATCGCTCGCGAGGGCGACCGGTGGGTCGAGGCCTACGACCGCGGTTCGCTGCGGGTGCTCGGCTCGGTCGGCGAGCCGATCAACCCCGAGGTCTGGAACTGGTACCACGACGTGGTCGGAAACGGCCAGTGTCCGGTCGTCGACACCTGGTGGCAGACGGAGACGGGCGGCATCCTGATCACTCCGCTGCCGGGCGCCACGCCGCTCGTGCCCGGCTCGGCGACCCTTCCCTTCTTCGGCGTCGAGCCGGTGCTCGTGGACGCGGACGGCAACGAACTCGAAGGCAACGACCGGAGCGGCAACCTCTGCCTGAAGCGCTCCTGGCCAGGGCAGGCGCGGACGATCTACGGCGACCACCAGCGCTTCGTGGAGACCTACTTCAGCACCTACACCGGCATGTACTTCACCGGCGACGGCTGCCGGCGCGACGAGCACGGCTACTACTGGATCACCGGCCGCGTCGACGACGTGCTCAACGTCTCGGGGCACCGGCTGGGCACCGCCGAGATCGAGAGCGCCCTGGTGGCGCACGACGCCGTGGCCGAGGCGGCGGTCGTCGGCTGCCCGCACGAGATCAAGGGCGTCGGCATCTACGCCTACGTGCTGATCACGCCGGAGGCCGAGAACCGGGATCGGACGGAACTCGTGGCCGAACTGCGCCAGCAGGTCCGCACCGTGATCGGACCGATCGCGACGCCGGACCACATCCACGTCGCGGGCGGCCTGCCGAAGACCCGTTCCGGCAAGATCATGCGCCGCGTGCTGCGGAAGATCGCCGCGGGCGAGTACGAAGACCTCGGTGACGTGACGACCCTGGCGGAACCCGCGGTGGTCGACGGCCTGGTCGAGGACCACCGCGCCGCCGCCGGCTGA
- the pckA gene encoding phosphoenolpyruvate carboxykinase (ATP) — MVEVSEEFLSANRRVVHRRLSVARLYEEAVRRGEAAIAAGGPLVASTGEHTGRSPNDRFVVRRAPSADLVDWGPVNKPIAPEHFDRLHRKMLAAAADRDLFVFDGFAGADPACRLNVRVISERAWHSLFVRNMFLRAANEAELADFVPDYTVVDIPSVLADPETDGTNSTTFIALDLERHLTLIGGSEYAGEMKKSMFSVMNFLMPQRGVLSMHCSANYGADPSDCALFFGLSGTGKTTLSADPARTLIGDDEHGWSDRGIFNIEGGCYAKVIRLDPLGEPEIYATTRRFGTVLENVVFDPETRKLDLDDDSRTENTRASYPLSHLEHVDVGGYAGHPTSVVFLTCDAFGVLPPISRLDESQAMYHFLSGYTAKVAGTERGVTEPSATFSACFGAPFMPLPASAYAKLLGEKVRRHRVDVWLVNTGWARGPYGQGSRIKLAYTRRMIHAALDGSLTGVPTRMHPVFGLAYPTAIEGVPGDVLDPREGWSDPQAYDQYARRLARMFTDNFESLGGSASEAVQAAAPRVAV, encoded by the coding sequence ATGGTCGAGGTTTCCGAGGAGTTCCTGTCAGCCAACCGGCGCGTCGTTCACCGGCGTCTCAGCGTGGCCAGGCTCTACGAAGAAGCGGTTCGCCGCGGCGAGGCCGCGATTGCCGCCGGGGGGCCGCTCGTCGCGTCGACCGGCGAGCACACGGGGCGGTCTCCGAACGACCGCTTCGTCGTGCGCCGCGCGCCTTCGGCCGACCTGGTGGACTGGGGTCCGGTGAACAAGCCCATCGCTCCGGAACACTTCGACCGCCTCCACCGGAAGATGCTGGCCGCCGCCGCGGACCGGGACCTGTTCGTCTTCGACGGCTTCGCGGGCGCCGATCCGGCCTGCCGCCTGAACGTGCGGGTGATCAGCGAGCGGGCCTGGCACAGCCTGTTCGTCCGCAACATGTTCCTGCGCGCGGCGAACGAAGCGGAGCTTGCGGACTTCGTGCCCGACTACACCGTCGTCGACATCCCGAGTGTTCTGGCCGATCCGGAAACCGACGGCACGAACAGCACGACCTTCATCGCTCTCGACCTGGAGCGGCATCTGACCCTGATCGGGGGCAGCGAGTACGCCGGCGAGATGAAGAAGTCCATGTTCAGCGTGATGAACTTCCTGATGCCGCAGCGCGGCGTGCTGAGCATGCACTGCAGCGCGAACTACGGCGCGGATCCTTCGGACTGCGCCCTGTTCTTCGGCCTCTCCGGCACCGGCAAGACGACCCTCTCGGCGGACCCCGCGCGCACCCTGATCGGCGACGACGAGCACGGCTGGTCCGACCGCGGCATCTTCAACATCGAGGGCGGCTGCTACGCCAAGGTCATCCGCCTCGATCCTCTGGGCGAACCCGAGATCTACGCCACCACGCGGCGCTTCGGCACCGTGCTCGAGAACGTCGTCTTCGATCCCGAGACGCGGAAGCTCGATCTCGACGACGACTCCCGCACCGAGAACACCCGGGCCAGCTATCCGCTCAGCCACCTCGAACACGTCGACGTCGGCGGCTACGCGGGACACCCGACGTCGGTCGTCTTCCTGACCTGCGACGCCTTCGGCGTGCTGCCGCCGATCAGCCGCCTCGACGAATCGCAGGCGATGTACCACTTCCTGTCGGGCTACACCGCGAAGGTCGCCGGCACCGAACGGGGCGTCACGGAGCCGTCGGCGACCTTCAGCGCCTGTTTCGGCGCCCCCTTCATGCCGCTGCCGGCGTCGGCCTACGCCAAGCTCCTGGGCGAGAAGGTGCGGCGCCACCGCGTCGACGTCTGGCTCGTCAACACGGGCTGGGCCAGGGGGCCGTACGGCCAGGGCAGCCGGATCAAGCTGGCCTACACCCGGCGCATGATCCACGCGGCGCTCGACGGCAGCCTGACGGGGGTGCCCACGCGCATGCATCCCGTCTTTGGTCTGGCCTATCCCACGGCCATCGAAGGCGTGCCGGGCGACGTGCTCGACCCGCGGGAGGGCTGGAGCGATCCCCAGGCGTACGACCAGTACGCGCGGCGTCTGGCCCGGATGTTCACGGACAACTTCGAGAGTCTGGGCGGCAGCGCGTCGGAGGCCGTGCAGGCCGCGGCGCCCCGTGTTGCCGTGTGA